One region of Strongyloides ratti genome assembly S_ratti_ED321, chromosome : X genomic DNA includes:
- a CDS encoding Poly-glutamine tract binding protein 1 → MFSQFRMVGSPMKGVYDLEITNVTGWDYGFYECQVTSSKNNNNFEKTKPAYLEVLKLPEDYGIFDKQSHGKKHKNGDFIFAKKSVPIEEICYVLKTHLTPKIYLAIIKSGTLDNILSWIGNDILDVIYDKYF, encoded by the coding sequence ATGTTTTCACAATTTAGAATGGTTGGAAGTCCAATGAAAGGGGTGTATGATTTGGAGATAACAAATGTTACAGGATGGGATTATGGTTTTTATGAATGTCAAGTTACatcatcaaaaaataataataattttgaaaaaactAAACCAGCTTATTTAGAAGTTCTTAAATTACCAGAAGATTATGGAATTTTCGATAAACAAAGTCATggaaaaaaacataaaaatggtgattttatttttgcaaaaaaaagtGTTCCAATAGAAGAAATATGTTATGTATTAAAAACTCATCTAACacctaaaatatatttggcAATAATAAAATCTGGTACATTAGATAATATTCTTTCATGGATTGGTAATGATATACTAGATgtaatatatgataaatatttttga